A window of Cloacibacillus sp. An23 contains these coding sequences:
- a CDS encoding aminotransferase class I/II-fold pyridoxal phosphate-dependent enzyme produces the protein MDIARFELEFWLNPLDGKAEYNFGSSCCKPVTVGEMLELTGTDREEFFREIEVMSLHYGYFEGMPRLKAAIAALYDGSVTPEMVISVHGGTGANSIVCQALCGPGMNVVCVLPSYQQHYSIPAALGSEVRVYNCGEGEEYRVDLEKIRAMVDAWTKMICLTNPGNPTGYRFSKEELEEIAEMARGVGAYVLCDEIYRGLSAEYMPSICDIYEKGIVTSSTSKVFSSAGTRVGWIVTRDLSIKEALMNCRSYNSICEGPLNELIAAIILEHKDVFYKRNGKIVEEGRAALREWLRTQPRLRLVCDSAGPTSYVYYDYDVPAQKFAEDLLAKKGVLVCQGGCFQQERSFRIGYGFGDVEYFKAGLARFGEYLKELDANEAAERSR, from the coding sequence ATGGATATAGCGCGCTTTGAACTGGAATTCTGGCTCAACCCGCTCGACGGCAAGGCGGAGTACAACTTCGGCTCGAGCTGCTGCAAGCCCGTGACGGTCGGCGAAATGCTGGAACTTACGGGGACGGACAGGGAGGAATTCTTCCGCGAGATCGAAGTCATGAGCCTGCATTACGGATACTTCGAAGGGATGCCGAGGCTGAAGGCGGCGATAGCGGCGCTCTACGACGGAAGCGTGACGCCCGAGATGGTCATATCTGTACACGGAGGCACAGGCGCTAATTCGATAGTCTGCCAGGCTTTATGCGGCCCCGGCATGAACGTCGTCTGCGTCCTGCCGAGCTACCAGCAGCACTACTCGATACCGGCGGCTCTCGGCTCCGAGGTGCGGGTCTACAACTGCGGCGAGGGCGAGGAATACCGCGTCGATCTCGAAAAAATACGCGCGATGGTGGACGCGTGGACGAAGATGATATGTCTGACGAACCCCGGCAACCCGACCGGCTACCGCTTCTCTAAGGAAGAACTCGAAGAGATTGCGGAAATGGCGCGCGGCGTCGGGGCCTACGTGCTCTGCGACGAGATATACCGCGGGCTGAGCGCCGAATATATGCCGTCGATATGCGACATCTACGAAAAGGGCATAGTCACGAGCAGCACGAGCAAGGTATTTTCGAGCGCGGGGACGCGCGTCGGCTGGATCGTCACGCGCGACCTTTCTATAAAAGAGGCGCTGATGAACTGCCGCTCCTACAACAGCATCTGCGAAGGGCCGCTGAACGAGCTGATCGCCGCGATAATACTCGAGCACAAGGACGTTTTCTACAAGCGCAACGGCAAAATCGTCGAGGAGGGGCGCGCCGCTCTGCGCGAATGGCTGCGTACCCAGCCGCGGCTGCGTCTCGTCTGCGACAGCGCTGGACCGACGTCCTACGTTTATTACGACTACGACGTGCCGGCGCAGAAATTCGCGGAAGATCTGCTCGCGAAGAAAGGCGTGCTCGTCTGTCAGGGCGGCTGCTTCCAGCAGGAGCGCAGTTTCCGCATCGGCTACGGCTTCGGAGACGTCGAATATTTCAAAGCCGGGCTCGCGCGTTTCGGCGAGTATTTGAAGGAGCTCGATGCGAACGAAGCGGCCGAGCGTTCGCGCTGA
- a CDS encoding ornithine cyclodeaminase family protein: protein MEIMFLSRADIENVLDMKSAIEGVREVYRQKSLGKTAVWPLISYDFEEPRGVMDIKSGCVFGEKVHGLKMLNSFPGNAERGLPVFTGMLMIFDSETGIPQGVMDASFITCMRTGAAGALGASLLARPESRRLFILGAGRQAIFQIAASLLLMPKIDVVRVSDPLDAENARKFAASCRERLRESFGIDASAVSFEAAEDIAAALAESDIAITVTPARSPVIKKEWVKPGLHLSCVGADMPGKEEIEPEIFAGARVFTDDTPQCFRCGELELAAAKGVISEKDVAGELGDVIAGKAAGRTSPDEITIFDATGIATLDLATGKKALELAKAKGLGRYVEL from the coding sequence ATGGAGATAATGTTTCTGAGCAGGGCCGACATAGAAAATGTGCTCGACATGAAGAGCGCGATAGAGGGAGTGCGCGAGGTCTACAGACAGAAATCGCTCGGGAAGACCGCCGTGTGGCCGCTCATCTCATACGATTTCGAGGAGCCGCGCGGCGTTATGGACATAAAGTCCGGCTGCGTCTTCGGCGAAAAAGTCCACGGCCTCAAGATGCTGAACAGCTTTCCCGGCAACGCGGAGCGCGGCCTGCCGGTGTTTACGGGGATGCTGATGATATTCGACTCGGAGACCGGCATACCGCAGGGCGTGATGGACGCCTCTTTCATCACCTGCATGAGGACGGGAGCGGCGGGGGCGCTCGGCGCGAGCCTTCTCGCGCGCCCGGAGTCGCGCCGCCTTTTCATACTCGGCGCGGGCCGTCAGGCGATATTTCAAATCGCCGCGTCGCTGCTGCTGATGCCGAAAATCGACGTCGTGCGCGTGTCCGACCCGCTCGACGCGGAAAACGCGAGGAAGTTCGCCGCGTCGTGCCGCGAGCGGCTGCGCGAGTCCTTCGGCATAGACGCTTCCGCCGTCTCGTTCGAGGCCGCAGAGGACATAGCCGCGGCGCTCGCCGAAAGCGATATTGCGATAACCGTGACTCCGGCGCGCTCGCCTGTAATAAAGAAAGAATGGGTGAAGCCGGGGCTGCACCTTAGCTGCGTCGGAGCTGACATGCCCGGCAAGGAGGAGATAGAGCCGGAGATTTTCGCCGGAGCGCGCGTATTCACCGACGATACGCCGCAGTGCTTCAGATGCGGAGAGCTCGAGCTGGCGGCGGCGAAGGGTGTGATCTCAGAAAAAGATGTGGCGGGAGAGCTCGGCGACGTAATCGCCGGGAAAGCGGCTGGGCGCACCTCGCCTGACGAGATTACGATATTCGACGCGACCGGCATAGCGACGCTCGACCTGGCAACTGGCAAAAAGGCCCTAGAGCTCGCGAAGGCGAAGGGGCTCGGACGGTACGTCGAGCTGTAA
- a CDS encoding PucR family transcriptional regulator: MYYTVSDFANMYADGVKLVAGGGGMSRPIENVGILDYELDPMLKERYMRTNFQEGQFILTSLLFAKDSPHLTTEAVKHLVSRGASGLAIRNVFRLPLPEAALRYADSKNFPVFLITSAKLYFEDIVYEARRLAERMKDVYFPQGELEAVFSGAEGGEGAARRARRINPSFGERFFAIYMHGAEYFGEQDFMEFYGRYEKSRFFSPRGRLCLYKRGAFFFCSGDECVRESAAEFPRAVDPEGTCSVGASRVHFSLREFGECAKEALYAALINGESPAPYHMYDELGIYRALFPFAERPEAAAFRDGVLDAVREYDIENGAELMPTLERFAASGCDVRETARILGIHENTARYRMERIAALTGLSFRSHDQAEQLSLAVKSALCAKLLARL; the protein is encoded by the coding sequence GTGTATTATACTGTTTCCGATTTCGCGAATATGTACGCGGACGGGGTGAAGCTCGTCGCGGGCGGCGGCGGGATGTCACGTCCTATAGAGAACGTCGGGATACTCGACTACGAACTCGACCCTATGCTGAAGGAAAGGTATATGCGCACGAATTTCCAGGAGGGACAGTTTATCCTGACTTCCCTGCTTTTCGCCAAGGATTCGCCGCATTTGACGACGGAGGCGGTCAAGCATCTGGTTTCGCGCGGCGCGAGCGGTCTGGCTATACGCAACGTCTTCCGCCTGCCGCTTCCCGAGGCTGCCCTGCGTTACGCGGATTCCAAGAATTTCCCGGTTTTTCTTATTACTTCGGCGAAGCTGTATTTCGAGGATATCGTCTACGAGGCGCGCCGCCTCGCGGAGAGGATGAAGGACGTCTATTTTCCGCAGGGGGAGCTGGAGGCTGTTTTCTCCGGAGCGGAGGGCGGCGAGGGGGCCGCGCGGCGCGCGAGGCGCATAAATCCGTCGTTCGGCGAGCGTTTTTTCGCGATTTATATGCACGGCGCGGAGTATTTCGGCGAGCAGGATTTTATGGAATTTTACGGGAGGTACGAAAAAAGCCGCTTTTTCTCGCCGCGCGGCAGGCTGTGCCTTTATAAGCGAGGCGCGTTTTTTTTCTGCTCGGGCGATGAATGCGTCCGCGAGTCCGCCGCGGAGTTCCCGCGCGCCGTGGACCCTGAGGGGACGTGTTCCGTAGGGGCGAGCCGGGTTCATTTCAGCCTTCGAGAGTTCGGGGAGTGCGCGAAGGAGGCGCTTTACGCCGCGCTGATCAACGGCGAGTCGCCGGCGCCGTACCACATGTACGACGAGCTCGGGATATACAGGGCGCTGTTCCCCTTCGCTGAGAGGCCGGAAGCGGCGGCTTTCCGCGACGGCGTGCTCGACGCGGTGCGCGAGTACGACATAGAGAACGGCGCGGAGCTTATGCCGACTTTGGAGCGTTTCGCGGCGTCCGGCTGCGACGTGCGCGAAACGGCGAGAATCCTTGGAATTCACGAAAACACGGCGCGCTACCGTATGGAGAGGATAGCGGCTCTGACAGGGCTGAGCTTCCGCTCGCACGACCAGGCGGAGCAGCTTTCGCTGGCTGTGAA